In Hippoglossus stenolepis isolate QCI-W04-F060 chromosome 5, HSTE1.2, whole genome shotgun sequence, one genomic interval encodes:
- the si:dkey-10o6.2 gene encoding 2-oxoglutarate-dependent dioxygenase htyE gives MSIPVVDFGACGLDERGVQNEQLHSLAEELKAAFTEVGFVFLRNTGITDEEVHRVMRVSRDFFLQPDEVKRPFSRKTFANNPNHGWVSLEAERLNPRRPGDLKEAFNTSSLHPDIKWPTSDAVVDFQEIQTSFFQRCKELSLRVMRVMAHGLGLDQEVFLGAHSLIGTDENGTTLRSLYYPPVNSEKAKEGQLRCGEHSDYGTITLLFQSSEGLQVRKRSGEFICAPCVPGTVLINIADLMQRWTSDQFVSVLHRVLLPPAGDSSTRQSLAFFVQPDDEAVISCCDGSNKYPPVQAGEYLSERFSNSYGRS, from the exons ATGAGTATTCCCGTAGTGGACTTCGGTGCGTGCGGCCTGGATGAGCGAGGTGTTCAGAACGAGCAGCTGCACAGTTTGGCCGAAGAGCTGAAAGCTGCCTTTACGGAAGTTGGTTTTGTGTTCCTGAGGAACACCGGGATCACGGACGAGGAG gtGCACCGTGTTATGCGCGTTTCCAGGGATTTCTTCCTGCAGCCGGATGAGGTGAAGCGGCCCTTCAGCAGGAAAACCTTCGCCAACAATCCCAACCACGGCTGGGTGTCTCTGGAGGCTGAGAG GTTGAATCCACGTCGACCTGGGGACCTGAAGGAGGCATTCAATACATCCTCACTCCACCCTGACATA AAATGGCCGACATCAGATGCTGTGGTGGACTTCCAGGAGATCCAGACGTCTTTCTTCCAGCGCTGCAAGGAGCTGAGCCTGCGGGTGATGCGGGTGATGGCCCACGGTCTAGGTCTGGACCAAGAGGTGTTCCTGGGTGCACACAGTTTAATAGGAA CTGATGAGAACGGCACGACGCTGCGGTCTCTGTACTACCCACCAGTGAACAGTGAGAAAGCCAAGGAGGGTCAGCTGCGGTGTGGAGAGCATTCTGACTACGGCACCATCACACTGCTGTTTCAGAGCTCTGAGGGTCTGCAG GTACGTAAGCGTTCAGGTGAATTCATCTGTGCTCCCTGCGTCCCTGGAACCGTCCTCATCAACATCGCTGACCTGATGCAGCGCTGGACCAGCGACCAGTTCGTCTCTGTG CTCCACAGAGTtttactgccccctgctggagacTCCAGCACACGTCAGTCCCTGGCTTTCTTCGTCCAGCCTGACGATGAGGCTGTGATCTCCTGCTGCGACGGTTCCAACAAATATCCTCCAGTTCAGGCAGGAGAATACCTCAGTGAGCGTTTCAGTAACTCGTATGGGCGAAGCTAA
- the LOC118109337 gene encoding nucleobindin-2, which produces MVSSKAFARCGLVLLSLWLCIQSVPISVDKSKEKRDAEELEPPQSAETGLHYDRYLREVIEYLEKDPHFKEKLKNANMDDIKQGKLSRELYFVHHNFRTKLDELKREEMNRLRMLIKAKHDVQGENGRTMNHQALLKQFEHLNHMNPDTFEVDDLDRLIKSATKDLENFDKDRHDDFKRYEMMKEHEKREHLKNLSEDDRKKEEQHYEEMKKKHADHPKVNHPGSEDQLKEVWQEGDGLDPQDFEPKTFFKLHDSNGDGFLDETELEALFTKELEKVYNSENEEDDMVQMEEERLRMREHVMNEVDTDKDRLVSMSEFMAATQKEEFREKDEWETLDNNPLYTEEELREYEQQLTNEKNDINKKSTELQTQREELERKQEELNAQKLGLQQAVEEMDRIKAQSTNAEVKREGDAAPVIPGNNQPLPPGHQQQDVPVPGHS; this is translated from the exons ATGGTGAGCAGCAAAGCATTTGCCCGCTGTGGGCTGGTTCTGCTGAGTTTGTGGCTGTGTATCCAGTCAGTGCCTATCAGTGTGGACAAGTCCAAAGAGAAGCGTGACGCGGAGGAACTGGAGCCGCCACAGAGTGCT GAGACCGGGCTACACTATGACCGCTACCTCAGAGAGGTCATTGAGTACCTGGAGAAAGACCCCCACTTTAAAGAAAAGCTTAAAAATGCCAACATGGATGACATCAAG CAAGGCAAACTTTCCCGAGAGCTGTACTTTGTCCACCACAATTTTCGGACCAAGCTGGACGAGctgaagagggaggagatgaaCAGGCTGCGGATGCTTATCAAAGCCAAACATGACGTCCAGGGGGAGAATG GTCGTACAATGAACCACCAGGCCCTGCTCAAACAGTTTGAGCACCTCAACCACATGAACCCAGACACGTTTGAGGTGGACGACCTGGACCGCCTCATCAAATCG gCGACCAAAGACCTGGAGAACTTTGACAAGGACCGTCACGATGACTTCAAGAGATATGAGATGATGAAGGAGCATGAGAAGAGGGAACATCTGAAGAACTTGAGTGAGGATGACCGCAAGAAGGAAGAGCAGCATtatgaggagatgaagaagaaacacgcTGACCATCCCAAAGTGAATCATCCA ggcagTGAAGACCAGCTGAAGGAGGTGTGGCAGGAGGGCGACGGTTTGGACCCACAAGACTTTGAACCCAAGACTTTTTTCAAACTCCATG aCAGTAATGGAGACGGCTTCTTAGATGAGACTGAGCTTGAAGCTCTCTTCACTAAAGAG CTTGAAAAGGTGTACAACTCTGAAAATGAAGAAGACGATATGGttcagatggaggaggagagacttCGCATGAGAGAGCACGTTATGAACGAA GTGGACACCGATAAAGACAGACTCGTGTCAATGAGCGAGTTCATGGCGGCCACTCAGAAGGAGGAGTTTCGCGAAAAAGACGAGTGGGAG ACTTTAGATAATAACCCCTTAtacacagaggaggagctgagggagtATGAGCAGCAGCTGACCAACGAGAAGAATGACATCAACAAGAAGTCGACcgagctgcagacacagagggaggagctcgaaaggaaacaggaagagctTAATGCTCAGAAGTTGGGTCTACAGCAG gcaGTTGAAGAAATGGATAGAATAAAGGCCCAGAGCACAAACGCTGAGGTCAAAC gtgaaggtgACGCAGCACCAGTTATACCAGGAAACAATCAGCCACTGCCCCCTGGTCACCAGCAGCAAGATGTACCAGTGCCAGGACACTCTTAG